The sequence CAGACTATATGGGTCAGTTGCTTTGTTTTTCTCTTATGATGGTTGGGAAACCTGTATAAATTGCTTTGTCATCTTACCTGAAGTTGTTATGTTATATGCAGCTTCATTTTGGTGTCAACAGCGGTATGACAAAGTTTGCTATTGAGAACCAAGCAGTTAATGAAGCTACGTTTCGCTGTCCTGATGAAATGGGATGGAAACCTCAAGTTAGTATTTCTCCCTCCTTCCCTATTGTGCAATTTGTTGCAACTTATATATGACTAGAATTGAAGGAATCTCCACAACTTAATCGACATTCTTGTCATTTGCCCGCTTTTCAGAATGTGGCCATTGTTCCTACAGATGGAGACACTTCAAAAACACGAGAGGTACATAAAGATTCATGTTTAACTTGTTGATGCCGATTAGGGAGGTGAAACAGCAGACTTTAGGCTCACTATTTCAATTGCTAACATAAGTGTTTTGTGTTCAGACTGCTCTTCCTGTTGACGAGATTATTGCAGCGTTAACAAAGATGGGTTATGGTGTCACCAAGTCCAATGATGCAGGACGTTTTGTGTGCAATTACGTCTATTATCATTCTCTTCGGTTTGCAGAGGAAAACAAGATTAAGTCTCTCTTTGTGCACGTTCCTCTGTTCATGACTATAGATGAAGAAACTCAAATGCAGTTTGCTGTTTCGTTATTGGAGGTACTCGCATCTTTATGCTAGAATTCTTGCAAAAGAGAGCATGTAACCAAGTCTGAGACACACCATTGGGTTTGGGTGGTATTTACAAGCATTGCTATGTGGGAGTACATACCAGTCAGACATGGGTGGTCGTTACATTGTATGAATATTATGTATTGAATAAACGATTACAGTTACATATGGTATGTTCTGTTTTAGTTGTCGGTTTCACAGCTAATTGAATTTCATTAAGTGCTTCTTCATTCTAttaacctagcaaaaaaaaagaagaaaacttctTCATTCTATTAAGTTGAGAAGAAATTGAGATGATTGAAGCCAATTCGTCTTCAGTTTTTTTAAAATGTGACGAAAATCAACAAATGACAACCTAAATCCTTAGAGAACTCCTTTAGGCTGATAGGATTTGACAATCTCTTCAGCAATTTTATTTAAGTTaaagaaaatatcaaattttcaagtttcaaaaattcatcaaaattcGGACAATCACGAATATCATGACTCacctcatgcttcaaaaaaaccgAAAAAAAATTTA is a genomic window of Papaver somniferum cultivar HN1 unplaced genomic scaffold, ASM357369v1 unplaced-scaffold_137, whole genome shotgun sequence containing:
- the LOC113334406 gene encoding uncharacterized protein LOC113334406, which codes for MGSEVPPAAVTIHVTGFKRFHGVAENPTETIVCNLEQYLKRRGLPKGFILGSCNVLETAGEGAVAPLYLTLKSAVKSLDSESPNLGQTIWLHFGVNSGMTKFAIENQAVNEATFRCPDEMGWKPQNVAIVPTDGDTSKTRETALPVDEIIAALTKMGYGVTKSNDAGRFVCNYVYYHSLRFAEENKIKSLFVHVPLFMTIDEETQMQFAVSLLEVLASLC